The sequence ACAGATGATGTTCCGAATGAACAACCTGAGCGAATGGAAACATGCGAACCTTTTCCGGATGCTTTAGAAACGGTTAATAAATGGTATGACGAAGGTCATTATATTTGCTTTTTTACTTCACGTACCGAAGAGCATCGAGAAGTAACTACCAATTGGTTAAACAAACACGGTTTTAAGTACCACAGCATTTTAATGAATAAACCGCGTGGTGGAAATTACCATTGGATTGACAACCATATTGTAAAAGCAACCCGTTATGTTGGTAAATTTACCGACTTAGTAGAAAAATCAGCAAACATTCAAGTATTTGAAGAATAATGAAGAAACATAATTTTAGCGCAGGACCATGTATTTTACCTCAAGAAGTTTTTGAAAAATCGGCTGAGGCATTATTAAATTTCAATAATTCAGGATTATCCATCATCGAAATATCGCACAGAAGTAAAGATTTTGTTGCGGTGATGGAAGATACCCGTAAACTAGCATTAGAACTTTTAGGATTAACCGACAAAGGCTATCAAGTTGTTTTTTTACAAGGTGGTGCAAGTATGGAGTTTTTACGTATTCCGTATAACTTCTTAAAAAGTAAAGCAGCATATTTAAATACGGGTACTTGGGCAAACAATGCTATGAAAGAAGCCAAAGCTTTTGGTGAAACTATCGAAGTCGCTTCTTCTAAAAATGAAAATTACAATCACATTCCTAAAGGATTCGAAATTCCTACAGATGCAGATTATTTCCATTGCACAAGTAACAATACCATTTACGGAACGCAGATGAAATCGTTCCCGGAAACGAATGTTCCTGTGATTTGCGATATGAGTTCTGATATTTTTTCACGCACCTTAGACTTCTCTAAATTTGATGTGATTTATGCTGGAGCTCAAAAAAATATGGGAGCAGCCGGAGTTACGATGATTGTAGTTAAAGAAAGTTTATTAAACCAAACGGGTCGTGAAATTCCAAACATTTTAAACTACGCCAAACACATCGAAAAAGAAAGTATGTACAATACGCCTGCGGTTTTTGCCGTTTATACGTGTTATTTAACTTTAAAATGGTTGAAAAACATTGGCGGAATTGAAGCTATCGAGAAAGTTAACGAAGCTAAAGCCGAATTGTTATACAACGAAATTGACCGTAACCCTTTATTTGTTGGAACAGCAGCTACAGCAGACCGTTCAAACATGAATGCAACGTTTTTATTAAAAGACGAAGCACATAAAGAATTGTTCGACCAAATGTGGAAAGACGCTGGAATTAACGGATTAAACGGACATCGTTCAGTTGGTGGATACCGCGCGTCTATGTACAATGCACTTCCGTTAGAAAGTGTTGAAGTGTTAGTAAACGTAATGAAAGAATTAGAAAAAGCAGTAAATTAAAATGAAAATATTAGCAAACGACGGAATTTCTAAAAGCGGAATCAATGCTTTAGAAGCCGCAGGTTTTGAAGTAATCACAACAAAAGTAGCACAAGAGCAAGTTGCCAATTATGTAAACGAACATCAAATTGATGTGGTTTTAGTTCGTAGCGCAACTAAGATTCGTAAAGACATCATCGATGCTTGCCCATCAATCAAAATAATTGGTAGAGGTGGAGTAGGTATGGATAATATTGATGTAGATTACGCTCGCGAAAAAGGAATCAAAGTAATCAACACGCCAGGTGCTTCTTCGGCTTCGGTTGCCGAATTGGTTTTTGCCCATTTATTTAGTGGTGTTCGTTTCTTGCACGATTCGAATAGAAACATGCCTTTAGAAGGAGATTCAAATTTCAACGGATTAAAGAAAGCGTACGCTGCCGGAACCGAATTAAGAGGTAAAACACTTGGTATTGTTGGTTTCGGACGTATTGGTCAACAAGTAGCAAAATTGGCTATCGGACTTGGAATGAAGGTTCTTGCAACCGATGCTTTTATAGAAAAAGCAACCATTACGTTAGACTTCTTCGATGGTAAAACCCTAGATTTTGAAGTAACAACTGTTCCTTTTGATGAAGTAATTACGCAATCAGATTTTATTACCTTCCACGTTCCGGCGTTAGGTGGTTATTTAATTAACGAAGCCGAATTTGCCAAAATGAAAAAAGGCGTTGGAATCATCAATGCGGCGCGCGGCGGTGTCATTAACGAAGTAGCTTTAACCAAAGCTATCGATGACGAAATTGTTGCCTTCGCAGGTTTAGATGTTTTTGAAGACGAACCAACACCAGCAGTTCAGGTTTTAATGAATACACAAATTTCATTAACGCCACATATCGGAGCTGCCACTCTTGAAGCTCAAGACCGTATCGGAACTGAATTAGCAGAGCAAATCATCGCTATTTTAAAATAAATGAATACTGTAATTCTAAACCTGTTTTTAGAAATACATCGTAATAAACGAAAAGCTTCTTATGTTCGCATGAGAAGTTTTTTTTGTTTTTTAACTTTCCAACTTTTTACCACAGATACACAGATGATGAATTCATATCAAAATGATCAATAACACAGATTTGAAACTTTGTTTCAACTTTCGACTTCTTTGGGCAGCTGCTAAAGCACCGCGCTGTCCGTTTCTAGTCCTCGTGTATTTTTTGCAAAAAAACACACTGCGGGCTAACCACTTCCATCGCTGCTACAAGCCAGTAGTTCTGTAAACAAAAGCTTTTAATTATTTGAACTTTTGTTATCCAAAAGCGCTACATTTTTAATAAAACATACAATAGATTTAGATCATTTTGATTCAGTACTTACGACTAAAAAACATCGTTTTTACCCTTTGTTAAGCCTTATAAATAATAGGCTTAAAGAAGTCGAGACGTTTTATTAAAGATAATTATCATTTCATTTAAAAGTTATTCTTTCTATCTAAACTTGTTTATAAGACAAAACCAAAACTTCTAATCATCGTTCGTTTTTTAGATGATTTATTTATATATTAATAAAATTATCAATATTTTATTAGTAAATAACCAGCTATCTGTGTTGATATTTTTTTATATTAGCACAGATAGTGTTATTTTATTAGAATAATCATCTTTAAAAAAATAGATATTTAATTAAAGAAAAGTCCATTCAAAGGTTATCAACATAAACTTGGTTAAATTTTAAAAATTACAACAAGTCTAATTTCTCAATACTAAGAACTCAATACTAAAAAACATACATCATGACAACAAAAAAATTATTTATATATATCATTTTCTCCCTTTGGGGGCTAGGGGGCTTCGCCCAACCTTATCAATGGCAATGGGCAAAAGCCGGTGGAGGTGAAAATAAACTTTTTGCAGATTATACTTCTGGAGGTATTTATGATGACTCGATTTATCATGAAGAAGTCGTTGCTTTAAAAAACACCTCGGATAATAATACCTATCTTTTAAGTCATGTGGGCTACGGAAATACCAATTATGCAGGTACTCCTTTTACTACTTATCATAAACCTTTAGCAATTGATAATTACAGTAACATTTTTTTAAGCAAAGTCGATTGCGAGGGAAATTATCTTTGGCATAAGGTTTTTGGTGGAGGTGCTGGTGAAAATAATTCACGTTCCATGGGAATCGATAGCTCAGATAATGTATATGTAGCAATGCGTGTATGGAACAGAGGTTATCACGACAGTTTAGCCAATATAGCAGGAACCGCTTTTGCACTACCTGTTCATTTCGATTCCAACAGCATCATGGATCCCATTCCACGTAATTGGGGCGGTGTAACATTACCAAATGTAAAATCTCCAGCACATAAAAAATTAGCCTTAATCAAATACGACAACGCTGGTGAATTTCAATGGTTACGCATGCCGCAGAGTGATTCGTTAACGCTTAATACAAGTAATGCTTTTGATTATGGCGTAACTGTTGAACCTAACGGTACTACGCATTGGTTAGTAAGTATGGGAAACGGTACTCACTTAGATGGTACCATTAACATTTCAGGCTTAGCTCAAAACGAACAGCAATTTTATATTTTAAAATACGACAGTAACGGTAATTCGTTAGGATACCTACCCGTTCCTTTTCGCCCTAATACAGAGAGGTACCACTCAAAAAGAATAAATTTCACTTACGATCCTTTAACCCAACAGTATTATTTTACGTCTTGGCGCGATACAAATGATAGTGATGAATTTGTCACCATCATTA comes from Flavobacterium sp. I3-2 and encodes:
- a CDS encoding D-2-hydroxyacid dehydrogenase, translated to MKILANDGISKSGINALEAAGFEVITTKVAQEQVANYVNEHQIDVVLVRSATKIRKDIIDACPSIKIIGRGGVGMDNIDVDYAREKGIKVINTPGASSASVAELVFAHLFSGVRFLHDSNRNMPLEGDSNFNGLKKAYAAGTELRGKTLGIVGFGRIGQQVAKLAIGLGMKVLATDAFIEKATITLDFFDGKTLDFEVTTVPFDEVITQSDFITFHVPALGGYLINEAEFAKMKKGVGIINAARGGVINEVALTKAIDDEIVAFAGLDVFEDEPTPAVQVLMNTQISLTPHIGAATLEAQDRIGTELAEQIIAILK
- a CDS encoding phosphoheptose isomerase is translated as MNLEHKDDISPVLPEGVKNYLIDIDGTITDDVPNEQPERMETCEPFPDALETVNKWYDEGHYICFFTSRTEEHREVTTNWLNKHGFKYHSILMNKPRGGNYHWIDNHIVKATRYVGKFTDLVEKSANIQVFEE
- a CDS encoding T9SS type A sorting domain-containing protein, which produces MTTKKLFIYIIFSLWGLGGFAQPYQWQWAKAGGGENKLFADYTSGGIYDDSIYHEEVVALKNTSDNNTYLLSHVGYGNTNYAGTPFTTYHKPLAIDNYSNIFLSKVDCEGNYLWHKVFGGGAGENNSRSMGIDSSDNVYVAMRVWNRGYHDSLANIAGTAFALPVHFDSNSIMDPIPRNWGGVTLPNVKSPAHKKLALIKYDNAGEFQWLRMPQSDSLTLNTSNAFDYGVTVEPNGTTHWLVSMGNGTHLDGTINISGLAQNEQQFYILKYDSNGNSLGYLPVPFRPNTERYHSKRINFTYDPLTQQYYFTSWRDTNDSDEFVTIINNQEYRTSILICFNATGQVLWTKTANNTWSALVQGLLIDEQSNVYVSGIGTKKTILPNGSNGPEDGNFGGYQFNNQSGRQSFVIKFNAQGNLLWGSNADGIFIPGSGGSSSESTRSMTINGDELGVGTGFYNNTWGAFGITGQTVGAFSDPILIRLNKNTGVPVGGHRIQGPNGFREGLTAVETDKDGNYIVGGYMRTLIFGDGMGNNHPIIGQLNKANPGSNTDFFIAKLAKNTCNYLDTDTFTNLNLKVYPNPTTNNVFIDTPENLTTYEVYNILGQRLVSNSFNGDNSISLETFAPGTYFIKVTTDQNTQATVKVIKK
- the serC gene encoding 3-phosphoserine/phosphohydroxythreonine transaminase — translated: MKKHNFSAGPCILPQEVFEKSAEALLNFNNSGLSIIEISHRSKDFVAVMEDTRKLALELLGLTDKGYQVVFLQGGASMEFLRIPYNFLKSKAAYLNTGTWANNAMKEAKAFGETIEVASSKNENYNHIPKGFEIPTDADYFHCTSNNTIYGTQMKSFPETNVPVICDMSSDIFSRTLDFSKFDVIYAGAQKNMGAAGVTMIVVKESLLNQTGREIPNILNYAKHIEKESMYNTPAVFAVYTCYLTLKWLKNIGGIEAIEKVNEAKAELLYNEIDRNPLFVGTAATADRSNMNATFLLKDEAHKELFDQMWKDAGINGLNGHRSVGGYRASMYNALPLESVEVLVNVMKELEKAVN